One Benincasa hispida cultivar B227 unplaced genomic scaffold, ASM972705v1 Contig674, whole genome shotgun sequence genomic window, GTTTTTTTAATGGATATGACAAGTATAATAGATTGTGATTAAACAATCTGCACAAAAATTTCCAAAGTTGAAAACGAGATTGTTATCAAATGAGTCTAAATAAATTATTAGTAAACGAATTatgaaagagaaattaaaagaaaataataagtttcaaGGGTTGAACAATCATAAGCATAACTTAGGAATAACATTAAATAATTGAATACTAACCTTGGATGTTCTTTAAAACTTGGTCTTCTGGAACATAGATTTTTTCAAGGgattttccaagttttttctCCCAAAGAGCCACAAGATCATTGAAGGAGTAGATGTTTTGGGGAGGTCTAATGTATAGAATTTTGTTTAAAGTTCTTGGATCACCCACAGCTTTGATAGCATAAGTGCCAATGTCATCTTCCTTGTTGAATATTgctgccaaaaaaaaaaaaaaaaagaaaaagaaaaataagcctattctttatatatatatatatatatatatatggaaaattatttcaaatggtaaaattgttgaaaatatttacaagatatagcaaaaatttagaattatcaatgattgGCGCCGATAGATATCGATGgacttctatcagtatctatcagtgcaattttattttgtaaGTATTTTGGTTGTTGGTTTTTACCAACAAGAGCGTAGTTCTATTGGCATAATGCTTGTACTATCAACGTCGAAATCCAAAGTTTGATTCCCCACCCCCACATTTTGACTATAATacctttaatatatatatattttggttcatttttccgTATTCGATAAACAAACCTACctatatatattgaaaagaaataaaagaggaaATTAGTGGAATTACCCTTGGGATTTCCATCCCaaaaataacaactttatcagtTGGTGGAGTTGTGGCTCCTCTGGCTGAGAAAAACCAGCAAGAAAGTAACCAGCAAAGAAGTTTGAAGAAACAAAGGTATAAGGAATTCCTTCAGCTTCCACAGCTCTTCTAATTTCAACTTTTTCACCAAAAACTGATTTAGCTGGCTCAACAATATGTGCACGTTCCACATCATTCCCAAATTCTGAAGGCAAAAATCTCTGTAATATATACCCATAGCCCATAGTTCAATACAACAAATAACAACACGTTTGGTTTAGTTTGTAAGTATAACAATTTGCAGGTACGTTTCTGTTTGGGAGAATCTTGTGTGAAActtacaatttttgtattgattaaacttctaaacttttgtaaatgaatctatttagatttttaatttgaattttcttttagaaTCGTCTATGCTTGTAAAACCAGATGATTTGTTAAGTTGATTGTAATGAAAACTTAAATTGAATTGCTTATGGAAATTTAGACGTTTAATTAACTCCAAATTAGATATTTCACACGATATTACTCAAAGAAATCTGGAGGAAGGTagaaattgatatacttataaatGGTTATGGTTTAACTCGATATAATTGTTAGTTGAGTAGGTCACATGCAATTTGACAACATAAAAACTATTTGAATATATGAAAGAATTAAGACATACATGATGACACCTAAGATATTAAgcataacattttttttctttattccagaagataattgtatttttttcaatttgattgaGTTATTAATTCCTTATTATTGCTATGTTACAAGGGATAAGAGAAAAATCAATAACATAAGTCGGTAAGAAAAAACCTTTCTTTAATTTGAACTCAACCAATAAAAATTCATTCAATTCTTAATTGATATGTTTACTATCCATATATTTATCCTATAATTAGGGTTATGTGCACCAAGaatcaaataagaaaattaagaaggcgatcagatgggttcttcttcttcaagaatttgatatagaaatcATTGACCGGAAggggatagagaatcaagttgcggatcacttgtctagactgaAAAATCCTGAAATTAACCGCAACGAGTCTGAGGTGAGTGCCGTATTCTCGAATGAGCAGCTATTCCATATAGAAGAATTGCCTTGGTATGCgcacatagtcaattatttggtttgtgagtAATTTCATGAAGATTACAtcaccaacagaagaagctcaagaatgaatgcagacactattattgggaagagctaaatctgtataaaagaggtgcagaccagatttttcgattatgcgtaccaaatgctgcttaacaacgcatattgtcacaatgccacgactcaccatatggtgggcactttggaagGCAGTGCACGGCAGCCAAGGTTTTGCAaaatggattcttttggcctatattattcaaggatgcggttgactacgcaatgaaatgtgatcggtgccaatgcataggtaacatttcatggaaaaacgcaatgccaatgaatactatcttggagcttgaattgttcgacgtgtgggggattgatttcatgggaccattccctccttcgaatggtaaatactatattttattagccatcGAATATGTCtctaagtgggtagaggcaataacATGCACCGCAAGTGATGTGgtggtagtctcccagttcctaaagaaaaatattttcagtcgttttggcactcctcgtgccatcataagtgatgaaggaccCCATTTTGTCAACcataatatcaaggagctgctgcgcaaatacaacatcctccacaaagtgaccaccacataccatccgcaaatgaatggtcaggctgaagtgtccaattgagaaattaagttgatacttgagaaggtagtaaggccttcacagaaagattgggcaacgaagcttgacgatgcattgtgggcataccggactgtatttaaaacaccaataggtatgtctccatatgcgttggtatttggtaaggcgtgtcatttgcctttggtgTTGGAATATAAGACACTGTGAGTAGTAAAGaagttgaattttgatttgaagaaagcaggagaagcgaaaaaaatgcaactggtcgagctagaagaatggaggaacaacgcatatgaaaatatgaagatttataaagagcacaccaagcgttggcatgacaaacacatatgcactaagaatctccaagtcgggcaaaaggtcttactcttcaactcaagACTGTAgctcttcccgggaaaattaaaatcacgctggtccggatccttcatcattaaagaaatatttccacatggtgcggtggagctGATAACTGAGGATGGCAGCCAGACATTTAAGGTCAATGGACAGCGAGTTAAGGTATATTGCGGAGGTGATTTCCAGCCAGAAAAAGCTTCTGTGAAGTTGAAAACCCCGAACTATCCCTTACTtgatttttgaactcttattcctttgtcaattttactattatttagcTATTTGCATCTTGCTCACTTTtactttcataaaaaaaaaaaaaaaatttgttgttttgttttaaatcagTTGACCCTCTCTTTTTTTGTTACAACAATTAAGACACAGGATTGCGGAGATATTACACGAAGAAGCACTTATCttactccatcaccgcaatatacagaagatagatcgccgcaaagatggatacatcaatacacaatgcgggcgacaacgcaaaatttggaggtgtattctttcttaatttcaaattttgcactatc contains:
- the LOC120069910 gene encoding LOW QUALITY PROTEIN: phenylcoumaran benzylic ether reductase Pyrc5-like (The sequence of the model RefSeq protein was modified relative to this genomic sequence to represent the inferred CDS: inserted 2 bases in 2 codons), with the protein product MGYGYILQRFLPSEFGNDVERAHIVEPAKSVFGEKVEIRRAVEAEGIPYTFVSSNFFAGYFLAGFSQPEEPQXPPTDKVVIFXDGNPKAIFNKEDDIGTYAIKAVGDPRTLNKILYIRPPQNIYSFNDLVALWEKKLGKSLEKIYVPEDQVLKNIQEAPLPINVILAICHSVFVNGDHTNFDIDPSFGVEATELYPEVKYTNVDEYLNQFV